The following proteins come from a genomic window of Brevibacillus antibioticus:
- a CDS encoding MFS transporter — MLKENRTFRTLFISYGLSTLGDWFDFIAVSILLGFVWKVDPMTMALLPVAYAAPSILLGQFAGVLADRVNKVRMIMAMNIIQATLTLLLLAMPTPLWFLVVVALRSGASVFNDPAQQTLTRQIVPEKQLLQASALNGAVYQMGKLIGPLAGGLVAAVFAPAICLMVNASTFLLSTGFLFTIRKVENTLSRTSVEEQPLPYRQAWQEGWRIFLQNRVLLFSTIFATITSLAIQLADTQFPVIFREKLPDHPEMLGFTVSVIGLGALVTVTCLHRLKEIRSYGWVLGGGVLLIGISFSWIGFFQPGNGMYWLLIPAILAGVGTGLTSIGANYLVQKESPPQALGRVRGIIDSLTSATFIIAPLLGGVIMTIWGPNTAFLWVGMLIATIGGGAVLLQRWIWGKRTKDVTVSTATAGSERAG, encoded by the coding sequence TTGTTAAAGGAAAATAGAACGTTTCGCACGCTGTTCATCTCTTACGGACTGTCTACGCTGGGCGATTGGTTTGATTTTATTGCGGTATCCATCCTATTGGGGTTTGTGTGGAAAGTTGATCCGATGACGATGGCCCTCCTGCCCGTTGCTTATGCAGCTCCAAGCATTTTGCTCGGTCAGTTTGCCGGGGTGCTTGCAGATCGGGTGAACAAGGTACGTATGATCATGGCCATGAATATCATTCAGGCTACTCTCACTCTGCTCCTGCTTGCCATGCCCACTCCGCTCTGGTTCCTGGTGGTCGTTGCCCTGCGTTCGGGTGCCTCTGTTTTCAATGATCCGGCGCAACAGACCTTGACGCGTCAGATCGTACCTGAGAAGCAATTGTTACAAGCCTCTGCTTTGAATGGAGCCGTATACCAGATGGGGAAATTGATTGGTCCACTTGCCGGAGGATTGGTAGCGGCGGTTTTTGCCCCCGCCATTTGTCTGATGGTTAATGCTTCGACATTCCTTCTCTCTACTGGATTTCTGTTCACGATTCGTAAAGTGGAGAATACGTTGTCTCGTACATCCGTAGAAGAGCAGCCTCTCCCTTATCGTCAAGCATGGCAAGAAGGCTGGCGCATCTTTTTGCAAAACCGTGTCCTGTTGTTCAGCACGATCTTCGCAACCATTACCTCCTTGGCGATTCAGTTGGCGGATACACAGTTTCCCGTGATCTTCCGCGAGAAGCTGCCCGACCATCCGGAAATGCTCGGGTTTACGGTCAGTGTCATTGGATTAGGCGCACTTGTCACCGTCACCTGTCTCCATCGCTTAAAAGAGATTCGTTCCTATGGCTGGGTGCTGGGCGGTGGCGTTTTGCTCATCGGAATTAGTTTTTCGTGGATTGGTTTTTTTCAGCCAGGTAATGGCATGTATTGGTTGCTGATTCCTGCTATATTGGCTGGAGTCGGAACAGGTTTGACTTCGATCGGCGCCAATTATCTGGTACAAAAAGAAAGTCCCCCGCAAGCACTAGGCCGCGTGAGGGGAATTATCGATTCATTGACGAGCGCCACTTTCATTATTGCTCCGTTGCTCGGTGGCGTCATTATGACCATCTGGGGTCCAAACACCGCTTTTTTATGGGTCGGAATGTTAATCGCTACGATTGGCGGAGGCGCTGTCCTCTTACAGCGCTGGATTTGGGGGAAACGAACAAAAGACGTGACTGTCTCGACAGCTACAGCTGGATCGGAACGAGCCGGATAA
- a CDS encoding PilZ domain-containing protein has translation MESIIQIRKGNRVIEGLVTYEEGDLIEAVFPSPLDVTVGDQIPCLLTADYETINTFEAVVVAKDKNRVFLFHSPTATEFREQRRRYPRFDMEVKGWIQYPTQEPDSFFSVYSQMVYLVNLSLGGLAFRSDKQIPADQQIVFSFELYGRNRPDGVVKTDLVIIHERIEGPNYFYGCTIKGINARHFHNLRKYILHRQIEERRQVKIE, from the coding sequence ATGGAAAGCATAATACAAATTAGAAAAGGGAATCGAGTGATAGAAGGTCTTGTTACCTATGAAGAAGGGGACTTGATCGAAGCCGTATTTCCCAGCCCATTGGATGTCACAGTAGGGGATCAGATCCCTTGTCTATTGACGGCTGACTATGAAACGATCAATACGTTTGAAGCCGTAGTCGTGGCTAAAGACAAAAATCGAGTGTTTTTGTTCCACTCTCCAACAGCTACTGAGTTTCGGGAGCAGCGCAGACGCTATCCCCGTTTTGACATGGAGGTTAAGGGCTGGATCCAGTATCCGACGCAGGAGCCAGACTCCTTTTTTTCCGTCTATAGTCAAATGGTGTACTTGGTGAATTTGAGCTTGGGGGGCTTGGCATTCCGCTCAGACAAACAGATTCCTGCGGATCAGCAAATCGTCTTTTCCTTTGAATTGTATGGTCGCAATCGCCCGGATGGGGTAGTAAAAACGGACCTGGTTATCATTCATGAACGAATAGAGGGTCCGAACTATTTTTACGGCTGTACGATCAAAGGAATCAATGCACGTCATTTTCACAATCTGCGAAAGTACATTTTGCATCGACAAATCGAGGAACGAAGACAAGTGAAAATCGAGTAG
- a CDS encoding YlaF family protein — protein sequence MNRYQLVTLALAFLVTACLIGVGIAIGEKSPLGILGCIVVAFSLMGFGFSYKRKHMR from the coding sequence ATGAATCGTTATCAATTGGTAACACTGGCTTTGGCATTTTTGGTAACCGCCTGTCTCATCGGAGTTGGCATTGCCATTGGGGAAAAAAGCCCCCTCGGCATCCTTGGCTGTATCGTTGTTGCCTTCTCGTTGATGGGATTTGGCTTTTCGTACAAGCGCAAGCATATGCGCTAA